Part of the Terrisporobacter glycolicus ATCC 14880 = DSM 1288 genome is shown below.
CATTTGTTAAGTTATGAATACAAAGGGAATATAAGGGAGTTAAAAAATATTTTAGACAGGCTTGTGGTTTTATCAGAAAATGGAATCATTCGAAAGGAATTTGTTTCAGCAAATGTCCAACCTAGCGTAGAACCAGATTGTGGAAACTTCATAAAACTAAAAGATATTAAACCTTTAAAAGAAATTAAACAAGAAGCTGAAGCCAATTATATAAAAAAAGTGTTAGAAAGGTTTAATGGCAATATTACAAAAAGTGCAGAGTACTTAGAGATTAGTAGAAGGCAACTTTTTAATAAAATTGTGGAGTACAATGTGAAAGAAAATTTATAGTGTGAAAAAAATTACATATATTAGTAGGAAAAATATTTCCAGGTGGAAAAAAGTTGCACATTTATTTAATAAATTATGTGACTTGCTGGAAGTATTTTTCTTTTTTTATTGTAAAAAAATAAAAAAATGTTATAAAATACCTTTATTTTAAGAATAAATAATTATTTTGTGGAAATTTGAAAACTTGGCATAACAATTGCTTATATAAAAAGGCAGATATAATAATCAATTATAAAATGGAGGGCTTTATATTATGGAAGAAAAAAAGACGCTTAGGTTTCATGGTGGAGGATGGATGTCCTTTTTACCTTTTGGAGTATTTATATTAATAGCAATCTATATATCAGTTCTTAATGCGCCGGACATAAGAGGGATGTGGATTGGTGCATTACTAGGAATTATGGCAACTTATTTTTTCGCAACAGATAAACAGACTTATTGTGACACAGTTATAGAAGGTATGGCAGATCCAATAGCAGTAACACCTATAGCATGTTGGATATTTGCAGGTGTTTTTGCATCAGTTCTTAGAGCATCGGGTTTAGTTGAAGGAATTATCTGGCTTGCATATAATGTTGGAGCTAGTGGAAGAGTTTTCGTGGCAATTACATTTATAGCAAGTGCATTATTTGCAACAGCAGCAGGAACAGGATTCGGAACAATAGTTGCAGGTATGTCAGTATTATATCCAGCAGGTGTTTTACTTGGAGCAAACCCAGTTGTTATGGCAGGAGCTATAGTTGGTGGAGGAGCCTTTGGTGACAACTTGGCACCATTATCTGATACTACTATATGCTCCGCAGCAACTCAGGGTGCTGATGTTGGTGGAGTTGTAAAATCAAGATTAAAGTATTCATTAGTAGCTGGAGCAGCAACTTTAGTAGCAATTATGTTATTTGGTGGTGGAGGAGCGGCTCAAGACATTCCTTATGATTTAGTTTCTCAATATATGAATCCAAAAGGATTATTAATGTTAATACCAGCAGCAATAACAATTACTTTAGCAATTAAAGGTCATCACATAATAGCAGCAACAACTATAGGAACAATAGCAGCAGCAATATTTGGATGTGGACTTGGAATGATAAGCCCATCAGACTTGCTATTTATAAAAGGAGATACAGTTCAAGGTTTATTAGTAGATGGAATAGGTGGAATGGTTGATATATGTATCTTAGCACTTTTAGTTTTAGCTTGTGTAAGAATTATGCAAAAAGGTGGAGGAGACAAAGCTTTAATAGGTATAACAGAAAAATTCGTACATACTGCTCGTGGAGTGGAAATGAGTATAGGTGGTCTAGCGCTTGCAATGTCAGGAATAATGGGATTAAATGCACCACCAATCCTTGCAATAGGAACATCTTTTGCTAAACCTTTAGGAGAAAAATATAAAATATCTCCATATAGAAGAGCAAACTTACTAGATGCAACAGCTTGTACATTAGTTTACTCTCTACCTTGGACACCAGCTTTATTACTTACTAAAAATTTATCAGCTCAAGCTAGTGAACAATTTGGTAGTATGGTACCTGCATTAACAACAACTCAAATGTCTCCATGGATAATTTATTGTTGGGCACTTCTTGCAGTAATGTTATTTGCCATGATAAGTGGTTGGGGAAGAATGTATGTAAACAGTAAAGGTGAAGAAGTAAAAACTTTTGCTGAAGCAGAGGCTTAAACAAATTTAAATGATAACTGAACTCTAGGTCTACCTTAGCTAGTCATAGATCTAGAGTTTATGAAATATAAGAAACCTAAATTAAGAAAGGAGCTAAATTAAAAATGATTATAGCAAAAAAGGGTGATTGGGTAGAAATAGAAGAAGTACTTTTGAAGCCAGAAGAAAGAGCACCTCAAGTGCCAGATGATACAAAAGAAGTACCTTTAGTTCAATGGATAAGAGGATTAATGATAACAGACGAAGCAACTATAGGTGATCAAATTGAGATAGAGACAATAATAGGAAGAAGTGTTAAAGGACAATTATGTGCAATAAATCCAAGACACGTACATGACTTTGGTGATCCAGTAAAAGAATTAATTCAAGTTGGAATGGAACTTAGGAAAGAAATTGAAGAACTAAATAACAAATAAGAAAAGAGTAAAGAAATATTTAATTTATCATGAAAGAGAAGGGGATGTAGATATGAAGGATATGTCTTACTTAGCCGTAATGGGCAGAAAAAATGACATAATGAAGGAAGCAGTAGGACTTGATTATAGTGTTTTTGAACATGGAAAGATAGCTTTTGATTATGAAAAAATGATGTCATCAGTTGGTTATTCAATAGAAGATATAGTAAAAATACAAAAAGAAGCAAAAGTTGGTGGAACTCCTTTAGTGGAACTTAAAAATATAACTGCTTTAGTTAGGAAATATTCAAAAGAAGGTAAGGGGGCTAGAATATTTGTAAAAGACGAAGCAGCAAATGCATCAGGATCATTTAAAGCTAGAAGAGCAGCTATATCTGTTTATCATGCTAAAAAAATGGGATACAAAGGTGTAATAGCAGCAACTAGTGGAAACTACGGTGCAGCAGTAGCATCACAAGCAGCTCAAATGGGGCTTAAATGTATAATAGTTCAAGAAGTATTTGATTCAAAAAAAATAGGTCAGCCAGAAATACTTGAAAAAACTAGAAAATGTGAAGCATTAGGTGCAGAAGTTATACAATTAACAGTTGGACCAGAGCTATTCTACACATTCTTAAAATTATTAGAAGAAACAGGATATTTCAATGCTTCTTTATATACTCCATTTGGAATAGCTGGTGTAGAAAGTTTAGGATATGAGCTAGCTAATCAAATGATGGAAATGGAAGGTAAATACCCAGATGTAGTAGTAGCAACTCACGCTGGTGGAGGAAACTTAACAGGAACTAAGAGAGGTTTAAATTTAGCTTGTGCAAAAGATACTAAGATAATAGGTGCATCAGTTGACTTAAGCGGACTTCATATGGCATCTGATCATGCTTTTAACAGAAAATCTTTCACAACAGGTCATACAGGATTTGGTGTTCCATTTGCAACTTGGCCAGATAGATCTGATGTACCAAGAAACGCAGCTAGAGTTTTAAGATATATGGACAGATATGTAACAGTTACACAAGGAGAAGTATTCTACGTAACAGAAGCATTAGCTCAAGTGGAAGGAATAGAAAGAGGACCAGCAGGAAATACTTCTCTTGCAGCAGCCATATCTATAGCAAAAGAAATGGATGAAGACCAAATAATAGTAGTACAAGAAACAGAATACACAGGAGCAGGAAAACATCCAATGCCACAGCTTACTTTTGCTAAACAAAATGGAATAGAAATAAGAAGAGGAAATCCAACAGAAAATGTTCCTGGCAAAAATATAGTGATACCTTGGAATATGGGAGATATCCAATCTAATGATTTAGACTTAGATAGATTAAAAAATAACTTTATAAAAAATGCAGTTGCTAATAACAAGCTGGAAGAAATAGATGAAGAAGATATATTATATTTAATAGAAGAAGTAAATAAAGATAGAGATTTTGTTGTAAAGCGTTTGGAAGAACTAGGCGTAAAAATTACAAACAAAGTGACTGTTTAAGCCTCAAAACCTAATTAATTATAGATTTTTTCTTAAACCTAAAATTAAACTAATAAAACCCCTCAATAAATGTATTTTATGAGGGGTTTTTATTAGTTATTTTTATAATACAAATAATTCTTATCCATATTCTGCTAAAGATGATTTTAATAATGCCGTAATTACTAATAGAATAGATTTTGTTTAATCTATAATATTTAAGAATAAATTATATGAGGGAGAAAAAATGAAAAATTTAAAGAAAATAATTAGTTTATTTTTATGTGTTCTATTGATTTTCAATTTGACTTCAATAGGGAATTTAAATATTTTTGCAGAAAATTTAAAATCTGTATATAAGACAAATCCAAAAGTTATTTCTATTGGTACATCACAGGATAAAGTTCAAGTTATAAAAGAGTCAGATGGGAAAATAGTAAATCCTCTGTATCAAGATGCGAATGTAAAAGGTTATTCGCCAAAATCTTCCTATAAACTTTATTCAAATAAGGTTTTTTCAACAAAAAAAGAAGCTGCAAATTATTTGAAGGAAGAGATGGTAAAAAGAAGTGGCACTATTGAATTTACAATAAAGCAGAAAAATTATAATACTTTATACGAAGATTTATTTGCAATGGCAGTACAAGATGATGAGAATGCTAATTCTAGTGAAGGAGATTATCTTTTTAGAAACTGGATTTCTTGCGATATCAATTGCCAAATTAGGTCTAATGAAACAAAGTTTACCTTTGAAGTGAAATATTATTCAACATATAAACAAGAGCAACGTGTTGATTATGAGGTGAAAAAAGTTTTAGATGAGCTAAATGTTTACAATAAAGATGAATATACAAAAACTAAAGCTGTTCATGACTTTATTACTAAAAATATAGTATACGATTATTCTTTGAAAAAATTCTCTGCGTATGATGCTATTGTTTCAAAAAATGTTGTATGTAATGGATATGCAGCTCTAACTTACAAAATGATGAAGGATTTAGGTGTAAAAGTAAGATGTATTACAGGAAAATCAAATGGTGGTAATCATGCATGGAATATAGGGAAAATAGGTACAAAATGGTACAACATAGATAATACCTGGGATGCGGCTAATGGTGACAATAATTATGTTAAATATACATATTTCCTGAGAAATAATGCTGAGTTTCCTGACCATAAAAGAGATGAAGAATTTAATACGGATGAATTTAATGTATCATATCCTATATCAAAGACATCTTATAGTAACGTTGATTACAACAAGCAAAAATTTTCTTTAAATGAGGTACAAAAAACAATAGGAGTGGGAAAATCTTTTAAATTAAAAGGTATACAACTATCTCATGGTGATGCAATTAAATCTTTTACTAGCAGCAATAAAAATGTAGCAAAAGTAGATTCAAAAGGAAATGTAACAGGAGTAAATTTGGGTTATGCAACAATTACTGTTAAGACTAAAAAAGGTGAAAGTGCCACTTGTAATGTGAAAGTAAAATATGATTTAAGTGGTTGTAAAATAACTCAAATAGGTAATGGGAAAAAAATTATATCTTGTTCAAGTAGTTCAAAACCCAGTATTGTAGCTAGATACAATAATAAAACACTAGAAGAAGGTAAGGACTATTCTTTAGATTATGGAGAAAATAATCTAAGCGGCAAAGGAACTATAACCCTTGTAGGCACAGGTAATTATACTGGGAAAAAGACTGTTACATTTAAAATTTATCCTAATAAAGTTTCTGGAGTAAAAGTCTTAAGTAGCACTACTAGCTCTTTGAACATTAGATGGGACAAAGAAGGTGGCGTAACAGGATATAAAATCTATAGATCAACATCAAAAGATGGGAAGTACACTGAAGTAGCTAAAGTTTCTAATAAATCTTCAAATACTTACACAGATAGGGGACTAGTAAGTGGAAAAACATATTACTATAAAATAAGAGCCTACAAAACTGTAGATAAAGAAAATCTTTATGGAGCTTATTCTAGTGTTTCCTCTGAAAAAACAAAATATCCATCCCAAGTTAAAAAATTAAAACAGAATTCTTCTTATAAAACTTCAGTAAAGTTGTCTTGGAATAAGGCAAGTTATGCTAACGGATATAGCGTGTACAGAGCAACTAGTAAAAATGGAAAATACAAAAGAGTGGCTGAACTTAATGGTAGTACAAATACAAAATTTACAGACAAAAAAGTATCACCAGGAAAAACATATTATTATAAAGTAAAAGCTTATATAAAAGTTGGAAAAAATAGAGATTACGGAGCATATTCTGCAATATTAAAAACTAGTACAAGATGTAATACACCAGTTATTACATCTTGTACTAGTTCTAGTGTGAAAAATGATTCTAATAAAAATGGAAAAGTAAAAATTAGCTGGAAAAAAGTCAATGGTGCATATGGATATGCAATATATAGATCAGAAAGTAAAAAAGGAACTTATAAAAGAATAAAAACTATTAAAAGTGACTCTACTTTAAGGGCTTATGATGAAGGGTTAAAAACAAGAAAAACATATTATTACAAGATTAATGCATATAGAAAAGTCGATATAGGAAACGTATACAGTTATTATAGCAGTGTAAAGTCTGTAAAAGTTAAGTAGAAAATTTTGACAAACGGATTTTCCTGAAATTTTATAGCAATCGCGCGGTGGCTTAAATCGGTAGCTGAGTGATTTTTTTTATATATATTTATATAATCATATTGTTATAATTTTGTGACAACAAATGATATAATAAACTTGGACAAGGAGGAGGGAAGATATGACGGGATTATATACAGATTTAATGATAGGATTACTTGCCATCGCTTTAGGTTATGCAACATTAAGATACAATCTGGGTCGATACATAATTTTTGTTAATGAGAAAAAATATGATAATAAAAAAGTAGCTAAAGTAGCTGGAACTCATATTATGGCATATGGATTTATTAGTATTATTTTATTAGTTGCTAGATACTTTACTATGGGGAATAAGGTAGGAGATGCCTTAAACAAAGCAAGTATAGCAGTACTATTTATAATAGGTGCAATTATGTATTACAATATACGAAAATCTTGCAAAATTGAGAAAAAAGAAGAACCAGAGATAAAAGGTATAAATAAAAAGAAGAAAAAAAAGAAAAAGAAGAAAAGAAAATAAGAAAATAAGTGTTTTGAATTTTATAAAAGAGGCTATCTTAAAAAGGTAGTCTCTTTTTATATAAAAATAGTCTATAATATAATTTGTGAAAGGAGATGATAATAGTGAAAAAGAGTATTTTCGCAGTATTAATTGTGATTTGGATGTTATTTATTTTTTTAATGTCATCACAAAATGCAGAAGTATCGTCAAATACAAGTGGAAGCACTATAAAAGTTGTTTTATCAATAGTACCAAAATTTAATGAGCAACCAAAGGAAGTTCAAGTGAATATTGTAGAAAGTCTTCAATTTATAGGTAGAAAAAGTGCTCATTTTATTGGATATATGATTCTGGGGATTTTATCAATGTTGTTGTTTTTACAAATTAAACATATAAATAAAAAGCCTCAATTTGCACTTTTACTATGTGCCATTTATGCTATCTCTGATGAAATTCACCAACTATTTGTACCAGGAAGAGCAGGACAAGTAAGAGATGTGTTAATAGACTCATCAGGCAGTTTAGTAGGAATTGCAATAGTTTTGATATTTATAAAATTGTTAGAAATGAAGAGAAGTAGGAAAAAGAGAATAAAATCCGTGTAAAAATTGCAAAATAAAAGGTAACCATAAATAATAGTCAAATTATGAGAAGAAGGAGACAACTTTATGGATAAAACCTTTATAACTATAAAAGATAGAAGTAATTTAGTTGAGTTTATGAAATATACAATTGTAGGGTGTATTAATACGGCAGACTATTATTTGTCATATTTGATTTTTATGGATATATTCAAATTTTCATACAGAATTTCATTTGTTATGGGCTATATGGTTAGTATTGTAGGATCATATTTTTTTAATACTTATTTTACATACAAACAAAAGCCTAATCTGAAAAAGTTTTTACTTTTTCCTTTGACTTATGTGCCTAATTTTATTATTCAGTATTTTGGCATTATTTTATTGGTGGATAAAATCAATATGAATAGTAAGTTGGCCCCTGTGATTACAACACTAGTTGCTACTCCCATTACTTTTTTTGTGATGAAATACGTAATAAAAAAATAAATCAAAAGCACCGACCCTTGAGGTGGGTGTTTTGTTGTACCATGGAGGTGATTTTATGGATAGCAGAATTGTAAAGTTAAAAACATTAGAGTTAGAAAATTTTAAAAATGTAAAGTATGGGAAAATTGACTTTAAAGAAGATAAGGAATCAGGAGATATTTCTAATATATTAGGAATATATGGCCAAAATGGATCAGGAAAAACATCTGTTATAAATGCTCTATATCTTTTTAGAATGGTTATTTCAGGTAAACCATTGAATCCTAATTTTTGTAACTTCATTTCTTGTGATGCCAAATCTGCAGGAATTAGCTTAGAATTTAGACTTATTGATAAGACGCAAATATACAGGGTAATCTATAAATTTGAACTAAGAAAAACTTATAAAAGTGGGGCTTTTTCACCGTATTTAGGTATAGAATATGATAAAATACTAGAGCTAAATAAAAGTGAGGGTTCTAGTATAGAGGATGA
Proteins encoded:
- a CDS encoding Na+/H+ antiporter NhaC family protein — encoded protein: MEEKKTLRFHGGGWMSFLPFGVFILIAIYISVLNAPDIRGMWIGALLGIMATYFFATDKQTYCDTVIEGMADPIAVTPIACWIFAGVFASVLRASGLVEGIIWLAYNVGASGRVFVAITFIASALFATAAGTGFGTIVAGMSVLYPAGVLLGANPVVMAGAIVGGGAFGDNLAPLSDTTICSAATQGADVGGVVKSRLKYSLVAGAATLVAIMLFGGGGAAQDIPYDLVSQYMNPKGLLMLIPAAITITLAIKGHHIIAATTIGTIAAAIFGCGLGMISPSDLLFIKGDTVQGLLVDGIGGMVDICILALLVLACVRIMQKGGGDKALIGITEKFVHTARGVEMSIGGLALAMSGIMGLNAPPILAIGTSFAKPLGEKYKISPYRRANLLDATACTLVYSLPWTPALLLTKNLSAQASEQFGSMVPALTTTQMSPWIIYCWALLAVMLFAMISGWGRMYVNSKGEEVKTFAEAEA
- the ortA gene encoding 2-amino-4-oxopentanoate thiolase subunit OrtA; its protein translation is MIIAKKGDWVEIEEVLLKPEERAPQVPDDTKEVPLVQWIRGLMITDEATIGDQIEIETIIGRSVKGQLCAINPRHVHDFGDPVKELIQVGMELRKEIEELNNK
- the ortB gene encoding 2-amino-4-oxopentanoate thiolase subunit OrtB, translating into MKDMSYLAVMGRKNDIMKEAVGLDYSVFEHGKIAFDYEKMMSSVGYSIEDIVKIQKEAKVGGTPLVELKNITALVRKYSKEGKGARIFVKDEAANASGSFKARRAAISVYHAKKMGYKGVIAATSGNYGAAVASQAAQMGLKCIIVQEVFDSKKIGQPEILEKTRKCEALGAEVIQLTVGPELFYTFLKLLEETGYFNASLYTPFGIAGVESLGYELANQMMEMEGKYPDVVVATHAGGGNLTGTKRGLNLACAKDTKIIGASVDLSGLHMASDHAFNRKSFTTGHTGFGVPFATWPDRSDVPRNAARVLRYMDRYVTVTQGEVFYVTEALAQVEGIERGPAGNTSLAAAISIAKEMDEDQIIVVQETEYTGAGKHPMPQLTFAKQNGIEIRRGNPTENVPGKNIVIPWNMGDIQSNDLDLDRLKNNFIKNAVANNKLEEIDEEDILYLIEEVNKDRDFVVKRLEELGVKITNKVTV
- a CDS encoding fibronectin type III domain-containing protein → MKNLKKIISLFLCVLLIFNLTSIGNLNIFAENLKSVYKTNPKVISIGTSQDKVQVIKESDGKIVNPLYQDANVKGYSPKSSYKLYSNKVFSTKKEAANYLKEEMVKRSGTIEFTIKQKNYNTLYEDLFAMAVQDDENANSSEGDYLFRNWISCDINCQIRSNETKFTFEVKYYSTYKQEQRVDYEVKKVLDELNVYNKDEYTKTKAVHDFITKNIVYDYSLKKFSAYDAIVSKNVVCNGYAALTYKMMKDLGVKVRCITGKSNGGNHAWNIGKIGTKWYNIDNTWDAANGDNNYVKYTYFLRNNAEFPDHKRDEEFNTDEFNVSYPISKTSYSNVDYNKQKFSLNEVQKTIGVGKSFKLKGIQLSHGDAIKSFTSSNKNVAKVDSKGNVTGVNLGYATITVKTKKGESATCNVKVKYDLSGCKITQIGNGKKIISCSSSSKPSIVARYNNKTLEEGKDYSLDYGENNLSGKGTITLVGTGNYTGKKTVTFKIYPNKVSGVKVLSSTTSSLNIRWDKEGGVTGYKIYRSTSKDGKYTEVAKVSNKSSNTYTDRGLVSGKTYYYKIRAYKTVDKENLYGAYSSVSSEKTKYPSQVKKLKQNSSYKTSVKLSWNKASYANGYSVYRATSKNGKYKRVAELNGSTNTKFTDKKVSPGKTYYYKVKAYIKVGKNRDYGAYSAILKTSTRCNTPVITSCTSSSVKNDSNKNGKVKISWKKVNGAYGYAIYRSESKKGTYKRIKTIKSDSTLRAYDEGLKTRKTYYYKINAYRKVDIGNVYSYYSSVKSVKVK
- a CDS encoding VanZ family protein; translated protein: MKKSIFAVLIVIWMLFIFLMSSQNAEVSSNTSGSTIKVVLSIVPKFNEQPKEVQVNIVESLQFIGRKSAHFIGYMILGILSMLLFLQIKHINKKPQFALLLCAIYAISDEIHQLFVPGRAGQVRDVLIDSSGSLVGIAIVLIFIKLLEMKRSRKKRIKSV
- a CDS encoding GtrA family protein, whose translation is MDKTFITIKDRSNLVEFMKYTIVGCINTADYYLSYLIFMDIFKFSYRISFVMGYMVSIVGSYFFNTYFTYKQKPNLKKFLLFPLTYVPNFIIQYFGIILLVDKINMNSKLAPVITTLVATPITFFVMKYVIKK